The following proteins are encoded in a genomic region of Paenibacillus antri:
- a CDS encoding IclR family transcriptional regulator, whose amino-acid sequence MDEQKYSVPALDRANAVLTALVDEPYRWKLSDLSKKLDISKSTLYSLLATMERLQWIARDRNDAYAIGSAMGRLGGAYFRQYDLVEAFRTLADPAMRKLEESIQLAVLEGSDVLYLAKVEAPGPVQMVSGPGVRFPAHATGLGKALLAGTTEDRIRELFPEESLPKITVHTVGSREALLQEVRKGEREGYTTDIQEGVMGFCCVAAPVRASGGGVVAAVSCSMPIHRWEGKKETALREMQELAKRLSPL is encoded by the coding sequence GTGGATGAGCAAAAATATAGCGTTCCCGCCCTGGACCGGGCCAACGCGGTGCTGACGGCGCTCGTGGACGAACCGTACCGTTGGAAGCTGTCCGACCTATCGAAAAAGCTCGACATCAGCAAGAGCACGTTGTACTCGCTGCTCGCCACGATGGAGCGGTTGCAATGGATCGCCCGCGACCGCAACGACGCTTACGCGATCGGAAGCGCCATGGGGCGGCTCGGCGGCGCTTATTTTCGTCAATACGATCTTGTCGAGGCGTTCCGCACGCTGGCCGATCCCGCGATGCGCAAGCTCGAGGAATCGATTCAGCTCGCGGTGCTCGAGGGATCCGACGTCCTTTATTTGGCGAAGGTGGAGGCCCCGGGCCCGGTGCAAATGGTGTCCGGCCCCGGCGTACGGTTCCCCGCCCATGCGACCGGACTCGGGAAGGCGCTCCTGGCCGGAACGACGGAAGATCGAATAAGGGAACTGTTTCCCGAAGAATCGCTGCCGAAAATTACGGTTCACACGGTAGGCTCCCGCGAAGCGCTGCTTCAAGAAGTGAGAAAAGGCGAGCGGGAGGGGTATACGACGGATATCCAGGAAGGGGTCATGGGCTTCTGCTGCGTGGCCGCCCCCGTTCGCGCTTCGGGCGGCGGGGTCGTCGCGGCGGTGAGCTGCTCCATGCCGATTCACCGGTGGGAGGGCAAGAAAGAAACGGCGTTGCGAGAAATGCAGGAGCTGGCGAAACGGTTATCCCCCTTATAA
- a CDS encoding fumarylacetoacetate hydrolase family protein, which produces MKLVRYSIAGEASVRGGTLEGDVIREYAGDLFEGIELTGRTCRLEEVTLHAPFSPRHIIGIGANFAPEGVPKPDMPELPVLFFKPTTAVIGPGAPIRLPPGAKNVKFEAELAVVIGRTARRVDPERAGEYIFGFTVANDVSAPEFFHPNGHWTVGKSFDTFCPLGPWLDTAFDDRDARIRATVNGAEKQNGSVERMITPVRHMISRVSEFMTLQPGDVLLTGTPPGADVIRGGDTVICSIEGLGSLSNPVLGADAK; this is translated from the coding sequence ATGAAGTTGGTTCGGTATTCGATCGCGGGCGAAGCTTCCGTCCGCGGCGGAACGCTCGAGGGGGACGTCATCCGCGAATATGCCGGCGATTTGTTCGAGGGCATCGAGCTCACGGGGAGAACCTGCCGATTGGAGGAGGTAACGCTGCACGCGCCGTTCTCGCCCCGGCATATTATCGGCATCGGCGCGAACTTCGCCCCGGAGGGCGTCCCGAAGCCCGACATGCCGGAGCTCCCGGTTCTATTCTTCAAACCGACGACCGCGGTTATCGGTCCCGGCGCGCCGATCCGGCTGCCGCCCGGCGCGAAGAACGTGAAATTCGAGGCGGAGCTCGCCGTCGTCATCGGCCGAACGGCCAGACGGGTCGATCCGGAACGCGCGGGGGAGTACATCTTCGGCTTTACCGTCGCCAACGACGTCAGCGCGCCCGAATTCTTCCACCCGAACGGCCATTGGACGGTCGGCAAGTCGTTCGATACGTTCTGTCCGTTGGGACCCTGGCTCGACACGGCGTTCGACGATCGCGACGCCCGCATCCGAGCGACCGTGAACGGCGCCGAGAAGCAGAACGGCTCCGTCGAGCGGATGATTACGCCGGTACGCCATATGATCAGCCGCGTAAGCGAATTTATGACTTTACAGCCGGGAGACGTCCTGCTGACGGGAACGCCTCCGGGCGCCGACGTCATCCGGGGCGGCGATACCGTCATCTGTTCGATCGAAGGGCTAGGGAGCTTGAGCAATCCGGTGCTAGGCGCTGACGCGAAATAA
- a CDS encoding NAD-dependent malic enzyme, whose translation MSISTTMIYRIEMNTEQVTFGEVATAVNGAGGDVIAVDVIRAGKPYTVRDITVQLKVDVHRRVAEAVASLPGVRLVHESDSTFLAHLGGKIEVVPKTPIKNRDDLSKVYTPGVARVSMAIHEDPSKAFTLTAKRNTVAVVTDGSAVLGLGNIGPEAAMPVMEGKAVLFKQFADVDAFPICLRTQDPDEIVEIVKGISPTFGGINLEDISSPRCFEIERRLQEALDIPVFHDDQHGTAVVMLAGLLNALRLVGKTIETVKVVVCGVGAAGAACIEMLLAAGARRLIAVDRCGALLPGVDYGQPTLNRIAARTNPERLSGPVDEAIRGADVFIGVSGPGVLTVADVRSMARDAIVFAMANPEPEIDPELAEPFVRVLATGRSDYPNQINNVLCFPGIFRGALDCRASRINDEMKLAAAKAIASLVTDEELNEQYIIPSIFNEKVVKHVQAAVVAAAVRTGVAKRIPPEYPMEVGMSVVLP comes from the coding sequence ATGTCTATCAGTACGACGATGATCTATCGCATCGAGATGAATACGGAGCAAGTCACGTTCGGGGAAGTCGCGACGGCGGTGAACGGGGCGGGCGGCGACGTGATCGCCGTGGACGTCATCCGCGCCGGGAAGCCTTATACCGTCCGGGATATTACCGTACAGCTGAAAGTCGACGTTCACCGGCGCGTGGCCGAAGCCGTCGCATCGCTTCCCGGCGTTCGGCTCGTCCACGAGTCGGACAGCACCTTCCTTGCACATCTCGGCGGCAAAATCGAAGTGGTGCCGAAGACGCCGATCAAGAACCGGGACGACTTGTCCAAGGTGTACACGCCGGGCGTCGCGCGGGTGAGCATGGCGATCCACGAGGACCCTTCCAAGGCGTTCACGTTAACAGCCAAGCGGAACACCGTCGCCGTCGTCACGGATGGCTCCGCGGTGCTGGGCCTCGGCAACATCGGACCCGAGGCCGCCATGCCGGTCATGGAAGGGAAAGCCGTGCTGTTCAAGCAGTTCGCCGACGTCGACGCGTTCCCGATCTGCCTGCGGACGCAAGATCCTGACGAGATCGTCGAGATCGTGAAGGGCATCTCCCCTACGTTCGGCGGCATCAATCTGGAAGATATCAGTTCTCCACGCTGCTTCGAGATCGAACGGCGTCTTCAGGAAGCGCTGGACATCCCGGTCTTTCATGACGACCAGCACGGCACCGCGGTCGTCATGCTGGCCGGGCTGCTCAACGCGCTGCGGCTCGTCGGCAAGACGATCGAGACCGTCAAGGTCGTGGTTTGCGGCGTAGGCGCGGCAGGCGCCGCTTGCATCGAGATGCTGCTGGCCGCCGGCGCGCGGCGGCTGATCGCCGTGGATCGTTGCGGCGCGCTGCTGCCGGGCGTCGATTACGGACAGCCGACGTTGAACCGAATCGCCGCCCGGACTAATCCCGAGCGGCTGAGCGGACCCGTCGACGAAGCGATCCGCGGCGCGGACGTGTTCATCGGCGTGTCCGGTCCGGGCGTGTTGACCGTCGCCGACGTACGAAGCATGGCGCGGGACGCGATCGTCTTCGCCATGGCGAATCCGGAGCCGGAGATCGATCCCGAGCTGGCGGAGCCGTTCGTCCGCGTGCTGGCGACGGGCCGCAGCGACTACCCGAACCAAATCAACAACGTTCTCTGCTTCCCCGGCATTTTCCGCGGCGCGCTCGACTGCCGCGCTTCGCGCATTAACGACGAGATGAAGCTGGCGGCCGCCAAAGCGATCGCTTCGCTCGTAACGGACGAGGAATTGAACGAGCAATACATCATTCCCAGCATTTTCAACGAAAAAGTGGTTAAACACGTGCAGGCGGCCGTCGTCGCCGCCGCCGTCCGAACCGGCGTCGCCAAGCGGATTCCTCCCGAGTACCCGATGGAAGTCGGCATGAGCGTCGTCCTTCCGTAA
- a CDS encoding D-2-hydroxyacid dehydrogenase: MNIVVLDGYALNPGDLDWAPLGALGKLQVFERTSPEQVMERARGAHIILTNKTRLPGDVLSKLPELGYIGLLATGYDVVDTKAARERGMIVTNVPGYGSASVAQHVFALLLELTNQVGLHSRSVTDGEWSRSGDWCRRMSSLAELEGKTMGIVGYGAIGERTARIAHGFGMKVAAYRRSPPTELPSPDFAWVGLHELFSVSDVVSLHCPLTAETEGMINASTIAMMKPGALLINTARGKLIAERDLADALNEGRIAGAGLDVLSAEPPDPDHPLASAKRCVITPHVAWATQEARSRLLQSVVRNISAYQAGAPVNVVNR; this comes from the coding sequence TTGAACATCGTCGTTTTGGACGGTTATGCTCTGAATCCGGGCGATCTCGACTGGGCGCCGTTGGGCGCGCTCGGAAAGTTGCAAGTGTTCGAGCGCACGTCTCCTGAGCAAGTCATGGAACGAGCCCGGGGCGCGCATATCATCCTGACCAATAAGACGCGCCTACCTGGAGACGTGTTGTCGAAGCTGCCGGAATTGGGCTATATCGGCCTGCTCGCCACGGGGTACGACGTCGTGGATACGAAGGCGGCGCGCGAGCGCGGCATGATCGTAACGAACGTCCCCGGCTACGGTTCCGCTTCGGTCGCTCAGCACGTGTTCGCGCTCCTCTTAGAGCTCACTAATCAGGTCGGTCTCCATTCCCGATCCGTGACGGACGGGGAGTGGAGCCGAAGCGGCGACTGGTGCCGCCGGATGTCTTCGCTGGCGGAGCTCGAGGGGAAGACGATGGGCATCGTCGGGTACGGAGCGATCGGGGAACGAACGGCTCGGATTGCCCATGGATTCGGCATGAAGGTCGCCGCGTACCGCAGGTCGCCCCCGACGGAGCTTCCGTCCCCGGATTTCGCCTGGGTGGGCTTGCACGAGCTGTTTTCCGTTTCCGACGTCGTCAGCTTGCATTGCCCGTTAACCGCCGAGACGGAAGGGATGATCAACGCGTCGACGATCGCTATGATGAAGCCCGGGGCATTGTTGATCAATACGGCCCGCGGCAAGCTGATCGCGGAGCGGGATCTTGCAGACGCCTTGAACGAGGGGAGGATCGCCGGCGCGGGCCTGGACGTCTTGTCGGCGGAGCCACCGGATCCGGATCACCCGCTGGCGTCGGCGAAGCGCTGCGTGATCACGCCGCATGTGGCATGGGCGACGCAGGAGGCGCGGAGCCGGTTGCTGCAATCCGTCGTTCGAAATATAAGCGCATATCAAGCCGGCGCCCCGGTAAACGTCGTGAACCGATAA
- a CDS encoding Rieske (2Fe-2S) protein — protein MGRHVVGNAAELPPGSRKIVTLENRSIGVFNVNGAYYALKNSCPHQAAPLCAGPIKGTNLPSKPGEYRYAREGEIIRCPWHGWEFDLTNGKSLFDPHKCLVKTYEVAVEEVREEQEEPSVETYRVQIEANKVVVYI, from the coding sequence GTGGGAAGACATGTCGTCGGGAATGCCGCGGAGCTTCCGCCGGGGTCCCGTAAGATCGTAACGCTGGAAAATCGAAGCATCGGCGTATTTAATGTGAACGGCGCTTACTACGCCCTGAAGAACAGTTGTCCTCACCAGGCGGCGCCGCTGTGCGCCGGTCCGATCAAGGGAACGAATTTACCCTCTAAGCCGGGCGAGTACCGGTATGCGCGCGAAGGAGAAATTATTCGCTGTCCTTGGCATGGCTGGGAATTCGATCTGACCAACGGCAAATCCTTGTTCGATCCGCACAAATGCTTGGTGAAGACGTACGAGGTGGCCGTGGAAGAAGTGCGGGAAGAGCAAGAAGAGCCTTCGGTAGAAACTTATAGGGTGCAGATCGAGGCGAATAAAGTCGTCGTATACATCTAA
- a CDS encoding amidohydrolase family protein — protein sequence MEQVEEMKATRSTGRAIIDCDVHPYPKSVDEIRSYMQEPWKSRYRGSGRGFFDNPVHGMRLDATPPNGGGAGTDPDFVREQLLKPFGHEYAVLMPRAFCNLLPDPDYATAIAAAYNEWLADTWLGKHNADGVFKGSITIAHQDPHAAAREIERWAGHPHFVQVMTDSGARAPFGQRQYYPIYEACEKHGLPFAIHPGTDGMGINVQPSPGYPTHYIEWHTCLSLAFQAHLVSFLTEGVFERFPGFKIVLVEGGVSWLPGLMWRLDQEYKALRYEVPWMTKRPSEYLRDHVRISSQPLERPDDDGHLLQMLTMMDAEHILMFASDYPHWDFDSPKHAFPKLPDAMARRIFYENAKEFYKL from the coding sequence ATGGAACAGGTTGAAGAGATGAAGGCGACCAGAAGCACAGGGAGAGCGATCATCGATTGCGACGTTCACCCTTATCCGAAGAGCGTCGACGAAATCCGTTCGTACATGCAGGAGCCGTGGAAGAGCCGGTACAGAGGGAGCGGCAGAGGGTTCTTCGACAATCCCGTGCACGGCATGCGGCTGGATGCGACGCCGCCGAACGGCGGCGGGGCCGGGACGGACCCGGATTTCGTGCGGGAACAGCTTTTGAAACCGTTCGGCCACGAGTACGCCGTCCTGATGCCGAGAGCCTTTTGCAATCTGCTGCCCGATCCGGATTACGCGACAGCGATCGCGGCGGCTTATAACGAATGGCTGGCGGACACTTGGCTCGGTAAACATAACGCCGACGGCGTATTCAAGGGTTCAATCACCATCGCCCATCAGGACCCGCATGCCGCTGCGCGGGAAATCGAACGATGGGCCGGTCATCCGCATTTCGTGCAGGTCATGACGGATTCGGGGGCGCGCGCTCCGTTCGGACAACGGCAATATTACCCGATATACGAAGCGTGCGAGAAACATGGTCTGCCGTTCGCGATTCATCCGGGGACGGACGGCATGGGGATCAATGTTCAGCCGTCGCCGGGTTATCCGACGCATTACATCGAGTGGCATACCTGCCTCTCGCTTGCGTTCCAAGCGCATCTCGTCAGTTTCTTGACGGAGGGCGTGTTCGAACGGTTTCCGGGATTCAAGATCGTTTTGGTGGAAGGCGGCGTCTCCTGGCTGCCCGGATTGATGTGGCGTCTGGACCAGGAGTACAAGGCGCTCCGGTATGAGGTGCCTTGGATGACCAAGCGGCCCAGCGAATATTTGCGCGATCACGTCCGCATCTCGTCGCAGCCGTTGGAGCGGCCGGACGACGACGGCCATCTGCTCCAAATGTTGACGATGATGGACGCGGAGCATATCCTCATGTTCGCGAGCGACTACCCGCATTGGGATTTCGATTCGCCGAAGCACGCGTTTCCCAAGCTGCCGGACGCCATGGCGCGGCGGATCTTCTACGAGAACGCGAAGGAATTTTACAAATTGTAG
- a CDS encoding mandelate racemase/muconate lactonizing enzyme family protein: MNIVGLESIVLQSEVKRPVSDALHTFDAGTTVVTKVHTDEGIVGCATTHFGRAKAGAAILKTILDKEIAPLLIGEDPHFSRKVREKLWFATEYYGVTGITQFAVAAVDICLWDIVGKASGKPVCHLLGGARDRIPAYAMVGWYYERERDYLEHCVAAVEEGFKAIKLKVGKHSLEDDIRRIESVRNEVGPDVTLMVDANQIFDETEALRRGRAYQELGIYWYEEPLAPYRTEGYVRLSQKLDIPIALGENYYTRHQFYDAIRMNAGAIYQPDNRRTGGVTEWMEIGALAEAAGRKIASHGGGAGNVNILCALPNAVFLESGSLKHQEQGMFATELQLIDGSILLPSVPGMGTEVREAYIQKHRVS; the protein is encoded by the coding sequence GTGAACATTGTCGGATTGGAATCCATCGTGCTGCAGTCCGAAGTGAAGCGTCCCGTGTCGGACGCGCTGCATACGTTCGACGCGGGGACGACGGTCGTCACGAAGGTGCATACCGACGAAGGGATCGTCGGCTGCGCGACGACTCACTTCGGCAGAGCGAAAGCCGGAGCGGCGATCCTTAAGACGATATTGGATAAAGAGATCGCTCCGCTCTTGATCGGCGAAGACCCGCATTTTTCCCGCAAAGTCAGAGAGAAGCTTTGGTTTGCGACGGAATATTACGGTGTGACCGGGATTACGCAGTTCGCCGTCGCGGCCGTCGACATCTGTCTATGGGATATTGTCGGGAAGGCCAGCGGGAAACCGGTCTGTCATCTGCTTGGCGGCGCGCGCGACAGGATTCCGGCGTACGCGATGGTGGGGTGGTACTACGAACGCGAACGGGATTATTTGGAACATTGCGTCGCCGCGGTGGAGGAAGGCTTTAAAGCGATTAAACTCAAGGTCGGCAAGCATTCGTTGGAGGACGACATTCGGCGAATCGAATCCGTCCGGAACGAAGTCGGTCCGGACGTGACGCTGATGGTCGACGCGAACCAGATTTTCGACGAGACGGAAGCGTTGCGCAGGGGAAGAGCATATCAGGAACTGGGGATCTATTGGTACGAAGAACCGCTTGCCCCGTATCGTACGGAAGGCTACGTCCGCTTGTCCCAAAAGTTGGACATTCCGATCGCTCTCGGAGAAAACTATTACACGCGGCACCAGTTTTATGACGCCATCCGCATGAACGCCGGAGCGATCTATCAACCGGATAATCGAAGAACCGGCGGCGTAACGGAATGGATGGAGATCGGTGCGCTGGCTGAGGCGGCCGGGAGGAAAATCGCCAGCCACGGAGGCGGAGCCGGGAACGTGAACATTCTTTGCGCTCTCCCGAACGCCGTCTTCCTTGAGTCGGGCAGTTTAAAGCACCAAGAACAAGGAATGTTCGCGACCGAACTGCAATTGATTGACGGAAGCATATTGCTGCCCTCCGTTCCCGGCATGGGAACGGAGGTGCGGGAAGCTTATATCCAAAAACACAGAGTATCTTGA
- a CDS encoding extracellular solute-binding protein, translating to MTTIKGKLIPLALITCLIGGLLAGCNDSGAETGTANESGDADSPSTGNADDPLSKAYAEQIFQKTLDETVTPDYFKNTPAYEYTIQLGDSVTNDETFGQRYFEKKFNVKLKVIRLDGGDRIEQLNLMYATGTIPDLVAGTLNLVPEYAKQGLLAEIPEDMLKEHMPEYYNTLQTYDPGLLSVARVDGKNMGLPRFYPNGGVPRPAAIRADWLENVGITKLPETLDELEAAFLKFRNEDPDGNGVKDTYALSNPSDYDGQYWFQSIFGAFGANPFMWVERDGKLQFGLTTEEAKQALKRLHSWYEQELIDPEFITDLGRSVDQEDVAAKFAKHKIGYMDHVSFDDYQWDYDGHVNYKWVTNTPEWKQWFDERQGNPEEFYSKTVDVDFSDHPVAPYYILLPPVKGPNGQAGYQRQGYQETILLFGKPLEEDPGKYEKLLKIMEFLHTDEETYKMLEAGPEGVLLVKDADGELIYNPKWNEHELYDAQLANVGLEWKVNPMRWTNPDWLAIVGGARPKQRYEKTADVVRDRAFYENKLKVSLPSQATYSELLDTRVKEYVIKTIAGDIDIDSTFDDMVARWYQDGGEQLTKEANDWYESAK from the coding sequence ATGACTACTATTAAAGGAAAGTTGATCCCCTTAGCATTGATAACATGTTTGATCGGCGGGTTGCTGGCCGGCTGTAACGACAGCGGCGCGGAAACCGGAACGGCGAACGAATCCGGCGACGCGGATAGTCCTTCGACCGGCAATGCCGACGACCCCTTGTCCAAAGCATACGCCGAACAAATCTTTCAGAAGACGTTGGACGAAACCGTTACGCCGGACTACTTCAAGAATACGCCGGCCTACGAATATACGATACAGCTCGGCGACAGCGTGACGAACGACGAGACGTTCGGTCAACGGTATTTCGAGAAGAAGTTTAATGTGAAGTTAAAGGTGATCCGACTCGACGGCGGAGACCGGATCGAGCAGTTGAACCTGATGTACGCCACGGGGACGATCCCCGATCTCGTCGCCGGGACTTTAAATCTGGTCCCGGAATACGCCAAGCAAGGGCTGCTCGCGGAGATCCCCGAGGACATGCTTAAGGAGCATATGCCGGAATATTACAATACGCTGCAAACCTATGACCCGGGTTTGTTGTCGGTCGCCAGAGTGGACGGGAAGAACATGGGCTTGCCGAGATTTTACCCGAACGGCGGCGTTCCGCGCCCCGCGGCGATCCGCGCGGATTGGCTCGAAAACGTAGGCATTACGAAGCTGCCGGAAACGCTGGACGAACTGGAAGCGGCCTTCTTGAAATTCCGAAACGAAGATCCGGACGGCAACGGAGTCAAGGACACGTACGCGCTTTCCAATCCGAGCGATTACGACGGCCAATATTGGTTCCAGTCTATCTTCGGAGCGTTCGGCGCCAATCCCTTCATGTGGGTCGAACGGGACGGCAAGCTGCAGTTCGGCTTAACGACGGAGGAGGCGAAACAGGCGTTAAAGCGTCTCCATAGCTGGTACGAACAAGAGCTGATCGATCCGGAATTCATCACGGATTTGGGGAGAAGCGTGGATCAAGAAGACGTGGCCGCCAAGTTCGCGAAACACAAGATCGGTTATATGGACCATGTCTCCTTCGATGATTATCAGTGGGATTACGACGGTCACGTCAATTATAAATGGGTCACGAACACTCCCGAATGGAAACAGTGGTTCGACGAGAGACAAGGAAACCCGGAGGAGTTTTATTCCAAAACCGTCGACGTCGACTTCTCGGATCATCCGGTAGCTCCTTACTACATTCTCTTGCCCCCCGTGAAAGGACCGAACGGGCAAGCCGGTTATCAGCGCCAGGGTTATCAGGAGACCATTCTCTTGTTCGGCAAGCCGTTGGAAGAGGACCCGGGGAAATACGAAAAGCTTTTGAAAATCATGGAGTTTTTGCACACCGACGAAGAGACTTACAAGATGCTCGAAGCCGGCCCCGAGGGAGTGCTGTTGGTCAAGGACGCCGACGGCGAACTGATCTACAATCCGAAATGGAACGAGCATGAGCTCTACGATGCGCAGTTGGCCAACGTCGGCCTCGAATGGAAAGTGAATCCGATGCGATGGACGAATCCCGACTGGCTTGCGATCGTCGGCGGGGCGCGGCCGAAACAACGATACGAGAAAACCGCGGACGTCGTCAGAGATCGGGCGTTCTACGAAAACAAACTTAAGGTATCCTTGCCTTCTCAGGCGACCTACTCGGAACTCTTGGATACTCGGGTGAAGGAGTACGTGATCAAGACGATCGCCGGCGATATCGACATCGATTCCACGTTCGACGACATGGTCGCGAGATGGTATCAAGACGGCGGGGAGCAGTTGACGAAGGAAGCGAACGATTGGTACGAAAGCGCGAAATAA
- a CDS encoding carbohydrate ABC transporter permease, with protein MAIVGQRRRFTLFDYVNYLFMVVLCASVLYPIMYLFFLSVSTREGLAEASSSILLWPQGFSWGAYEGFVKQSYIYTGYAYTVGRTLIGTFLSVLFMSLAGYALSKYIPFKKSITFYFILTMFFSGGLIPTYLLIKNVGLIDNPLVYILAPPFLYNTFYMLILRNFFMTIPGSLEESAKIDGANDLRLFFTIMVPLAAPAIATISLWVAVNHWNSWFDSIIYMQSPEKQVIQVHIRKLIIEQSARMMSQTVSFFDKAEAPTGESIKAAAILITMFPILCVYPFVQRYFVKGVVMGAVKG; from the coding sequence TTGGCCATCGTAGGACAAAGAAGACGATTTACGCTCTTCGATTACGTCAATTATTTGTTCATGGTCGTCCTTTGCGCTTCCGTGCTTTATCCGATCATGTATCTCTTCTTTCTATCGGTAAGCACGCGCGAGGGCTTGGCCGAGGCAAGCAGCTCCATATTGCTGTGGCCGCAAGGGTTTTCTTGGGGGGCGTACGAGGGGTTCGTAAAACAAAGCTATATTTACACCGGCTACGCTTATACCGTAGGCCGAACGCTGATCGGCACCTTCCTTTCCGTCCTGTTTATGTCCTTGGCGGGTTATGCGTTGTCGAAATATATCCCGTTTAAGAAATCGATTACGTTTTACTTTATCCTAACGATGTTTTTCAGCGGAGGGTTAATCCCGACTTATCTGCTCATTAAAAATGTGGGACTCATCGATAATCCGCTGGTGTACATCTTGGCTCCGCCGTTCTTATATAACACGTTCTATATGCTGATCTTGAGAAACTTCTTCATGACGATCCCCGGCAGCCTCGAAGAATCGGCGAAGATCGACGGGGCGAACGACCTGCGCCTCTTCTTTACGATCATGGTTCCGCTCGCGGCGCCGGCCATCGCGACGATCAGTCTTTGGGTGGCGGTAAACCATTGGAACTCGTGGTTCGATTCGATCATCTACATGCAGTCCCCGGAAAAACAAGTGATTCAGGTGCATATTCGGAAGTTAATTATCGAACAAAGCGCGCGAATGATGAGCCAAACGGTGAGTTTCTTCGATAAAGCCGAGGCGCCGACCGGGGAAAGCATCAAGGCCGCCGCCATTCTTATTACGATGTTTCCGATTCTATGCGTATACCCGTTCGTCCAGCGATATTTCGTGAAGGGCGTCGTCATGGGGGCCGTGAAAGGATAG
- a CDS encoding ABC transporter permease encodes MMRQNQLVREIIKHKYMYLFLFPAIVWFFIFYYIPIYGVTIAFKDFSIMDGILGSEWIGFDHFERMFGAPEFTRVLRNTLIISFLKLIFVYTSGLFLALALNELFHDKFKKIVQSISYLPHFLSWVIIGSIMVEILSPSSGLVNYMIKAFGGKPIYFLAETEWFVPVLILSDVWQSVGWGSIIYLAAIAGVDPQLYEAATMDGAGRFKKIWHITLPSIANVIIIMMIFNVGNMMNAGFDQIFNLYNPMVYEVADIIDTYVYRVGLVQMDFSFSTAVGLFKNVIGLILVLLVNRMANRYGQTGLW; translated from the coding sequence ATGATGCGGCAAAATCAGTTGGTCAGAGAAATCATTAAGCATAAATACATGTACTTATTTTTATTCCCGGCGATCGTTTGGTTTTTTATCTTTTATTACATTCCGATCTACGGCGTCACCATCGCTTTTAAAGATTTCTCCATTATGGACGGCATTCTGGGGAGCGAGTGGATCGGTTTCGATCACTTCGAGCGCATGTTCGGAGCGCCCGAGTTTACTAGGGTATTGAGGAACACCTTGATCATTTCCTTCTTGAAGCTCATCTTCGTGTATACCTCCGGCTTGTTCTTGGCGCTAGCGTTGAACGAGTTGTTTCACGACAAATTCAAGAAGATCGTCCAGAGCATCTCGTATCTTCCGCATTTTTTATCCTGGGTCATCATCGGCAGCATCATGGTGGAGATTCTTTCTCCCTCCAGCGGATTGGTTAACTACATGATTAAAGCGTTCGGCGGGAAGCCGATTTATTTCTTGGCGGAAACCGAGTGGTTCGTACCCGTCTTGATCTTGTCGGACGTATGGCAGAGCGTAGGCTGGGGTTCGATTATTTATTTGGCGGCGATCGCGGGCGTGGACCCGCAGCTGTATGAAGCGGCAACGATGGACGGGGCGGGACGATTCAAGAAAATTTGGCACATCACGCTGCCCTCCATCGCGAATGTCATCATTATCATGATGATCTTCAACGTAGGGAATATGATGAACGCCGGGTTCGATCAAATCTTCAACTTATATAACCCGATGGTGTACGAAGTGGCCGATATCATCGATACGTACGTGTACCGCGTCGGTCTCGTACAGATGGATTTCAGTTTTTCCACGGCGGTCGGATTGTTCAAGAACGTTATAGGCTTGATCCTTGTCTTGCTCGTCAATCGCATGGCGAATCGGTACGGTCAAACCGGATTATGGTAG